The following proteins come from a genomic window of Lycium ferocissimum isolate CSIRO_LF1 chromosome 4, AGI_CSIRO_Lferr_CH_V1, whole genome shotgun sequence:
- the LOC132053117 gene encoding BTB/POZ domain-containing protein At1g03010-like, producing MGVAELKTNISVKSRSFRPTSRPQWPISDVSSDLTIEVGAASFALHKFPLVSRSGKFRKLLLEAKDSKMSRLNLSGLPGGSDAFELAAKFCYGVNIEITITNVAMLRCAASFLEMTEDIADKNLEIRTEVFLKDTVFPSISNSVSVLHSCEKLLPISEEVNLVSRLINAIANNACKEQLTSGFLKLEHNFPSKPIQNLDIETASDWWGKSLVVLSLEFFQRVLSAFKTKGLKQDIISRILINYAQNSLQGLIVKDPHLAKGSFLDLDLQKKQRVTVETIVGLLPTPSRKSTVPMAFLSSLLKSAIGALASTSCRSDLERRIGLQLHQAILEDILIPGNGNNHSPLYDTDSILRIFSFFLNLDEDDAEDNNQLRDENGMVYDFDSPGSPKQNSILKVSKLLDSYLTEVALDSNLTPSKFTALAELLPDHARLVDDGLYRAVDIFLKVHPNIKDSERYRLCKTIDCQKLSQEACSHAAQNERLPVQMAVQVLYFEQIRLRNAMNGGQNQLFFGSMNSQFPHRSGSGVGSGCMSPRDNYASVRRENRELKLEVARMRMRLTDLEKDHVSMKQGLVKSHPANKLFKSFTKKLSKLNAMFHIRDSKPLIGKANSESRFPFHRKRHHSVS from the exons ATGGGAGTTGCTGAATTGAAGACAAACATATCTGTGAAGAGCAGGTCTTTTCGTCCCACTTCTAGACCCCAATG GCCAATTTCTGATGTTTCTAGTGATCTTACAATAGAAGTAGGAGCGGCCAGTTTTGCTCTTCACAAG TTTCCTCTGGTTTCTAGAAGTGGAAAATTTAGAAAGCTGCTGCTGGAGGCAAAAGATTCAAAGATGTCAAGACTGAATCTTTCTGGTCTTCCTGGTGGATCTGATGCATTTGAACTCGCTGCAAAGTTCTGTTATGGAGTGAACATTGAGATTACCATAACAAATGTTGCAATGTTAAGATGTGCAGCCAGTTTCCTGGAAATGACAGAAGACATCGCCGATAAGAACCTAGAAATACGAACCGAAGTTTTCTTAAAGGACACAGTATTCCCAAGCATATCCAACTCAGTATCTGTTCTTCACAGCTGTGAGAAACTACTACCAATATCAGAAGAAGTCAACCTTGTCAGTAGGTTAATCAATGCTATTGCAAATAATGCCTGTAAAGAGCAACTTACATCTGGTTTTTTGAAGCTGGAGCATAATTTCCCATCCAAACCTATTCAAAACCTTGATATAGAGACAGCGTCGGACTGGTGGGGAAAATCACTAGTAGTGCTGAGTCTGGAATTTTTTCAGAGGGTTTTATCTGCATTTAAGACGAAAGGTCTTAAACAAGACATTATAAGTAGAATTTTGATTAACTATGCACAAAATTCTCTTCAGGGGCTCATTGTTAAGGATCCTCATTTAGCTAAAGGAAGTTTCTTGGATTTGGATTTACAAAAGAAACAAAGAGTCACTGTTGAAACAATAGTTGGCTTGCTACCAACACCGTCGAGGAAAAGTACAGTTCCAATGGCCTTTCTTTCAAGTTTGTTAAAATCTGCAATAGGAGCATTAGCATCTACTTCTTGCAGATCTGATCTAGAGAGGCGCATCGGTCTTCAACTGCATCAGGCGATTCTCGAGGATATTCTTATACCTGGAAATGGAAACAACCATAGCCCTCTATATGACACTGATTCAATCTTAAggatcttttcctttttcttgaatttggacGAGGATGATGCAGAAGATAATAACCAACTAAGAGATGAAAACGGAATGGTTTATGACTTTGACAGCCCTGGATCTCCCAAACAAAACTCAATCCTTAAGGTTTCAAAATTATTGGACAGTTATCTGACAGAAGTTGCACTAGATTCAAATCTAACACCATCAAAGTTTACAGCACTGGCAGAGTTACTTCCAGACCATGCCCGTCTAGTTGATGATGGACTGTATCGAGCTGTAGATATTTTCCTTAAG GTTCATCCGAACATTAAGGACTCTGAACGGTATAGACTGTGCAAAACTATTGATTGCCAGAAATTATCACAAGAAGCCTGCAGTCATGCTGCACAAAATGAGCGGTTGCCAGTGCAAATGGCAGTTCAAGTGCTGTATTTTGAACAAATCAGACTGAGAAATGCAATGAATGGGGGCCAAAATCAGTTATTTTTTGGGTCAATGAACAGTCAGTTTCCTCATCGTTCAGGCAGTGGAGTAGGAAGCGGATGCATGTCTCCGAGAGATAATTATGCATCAGTCAGGAGAGAAAATAGAGAATTGAAGCTTGAGGTAGCAAGAATGAGAATGAGGCTTACGGATTTAGAAAAAGATCACGTGTCTATGAAACAAGGCCTAGTAAAATCACATCCTGCCAATAAGTTATTCAAGTCATTCACCAAGAAATTGAGCAAACTCAACGCAATGTTCCACATAAGAGATTCAAAGCCGTTAATCGGAAAAGCAAATTCAGAAAGTCGGTTTCCATTTCACAGGAAAAGACATCATTCGGTTTCTTGA
- the LOC132053118 gene encoding cullin-1-like isoform X2, giving the protein MTMNQMKTIELEEGWEFMQKGITKLKKILEGSPDSFSSEEYMMLYTTIYNMCTQKPPHDYSQQLYEKYKEAFEEYINSTVLSSLREKHDEFMLRELVKRWANHKLMVRWLSRFFHYLDRYFIARRSLPALNEVGLTCFRDLVYQELKSKARDAVIALIDQEREGEQIDRALLKNVLGIFVEIGMGEMEYYESDFEDAMLKDTAAYYSRKASNWIVEDSCPDYMLKAEECLKKEKDRVSHYLHSSSETKLLEKVQNELLVVYTNQLLEKEHSGCRALLRDDKVEDLSRMYRLFHRIPKGLEPVANMFKQHVTAEGMILVQQAEDSASNKAESSSGSQEQVFVRKVIELHDKYMAYVTDSFANNSLFHKALKEAFEVFCNKVVAGCSSAELLASYCDNILKKGGSEKLSDDAIEETLDKVVKLLAYISDKDLFAEFYRKKLSRRLLFDKSANDDHERLILTKLKQQCGGQFTSKMEGMVTDLTLAKENQNHFQEYLSNNSAASPGIDLTVTVLTTGFWPSYKSSDLSLPVEMVKCVEVFKEFYQTKTKHRKLTWIYSLGTCNINGKFDAKTIELIVGTYQAAALLLFNASDRLSYSDIKSQLNLADDDLVRLLQSLSCAKYKILTKEPSNRTVSSTDHFAFNSKFTDRMRRIRIPLPPVDERKKVVEDVDKDRRYAIDACIVRIMKSRKVLPHQQLVLECVEQLSRMFKPDFKAIKKRIEDLITRDYLERDKENPNLFKYLA; this is encoded by the exons TCTACAC CACCATCTATAACATGTGTACACAGAAGCCCCCTCATGATTACTCTCAGCAGCTATATGAGAAATACAAGGAAGCTTTTGAAGAATACATCAATTCTACC GTTCTCTCTTCTTTGAGAGAGAAGCACGATGAGTTTATGCTGAGGGAGCTTGTGAAAAGATGGGCAAATCACAAACTTATGGTTAGGTGGCTTTCACGGTTCTTCCATTATCTTGACCGGTATTTTATTGCTCGAAGGTCACTCCCGGCACTTAATGAAGTTGGCCTCACGTGCTTCCGTGATTTG GTTTATCAAGAGTTGAAAAGTAAAGCTAGAGATGCAGTTATAGCACTG aTTGATCAAGAACGTGAGGGTGAGCAGATTGATAGAGCTTTATTGAAGAATGTGCTAGGTATATTTGTCGAAATTGGAATGGGGGAGATGGAGTACTACGAAAGTGACTTTGAAGATGCCATGCTTAAAGATACTGCAGCTTATTATTCTCGAAAAGCATCAAACTGGATTGTGGAAGATTCTTGTCCAGATTATATGTTGAAG GCAGAGGAGTGCTTGAAAAAGGAGAAGGATAGAGTTTCTCATTATTTACACTCTAGCAGCGAGACAAAACTTCTGGAG AAAGTGCAAAATGAGTTATTGGTTGTATATACCAATCAATTGCTTGAGAAGGAGCATTCTGGATGCCGAGCTTTGCTTAGAGATGATAAG GTAGAGGATTTATCTCGAATGTATAGATTATTCCACAGAATACCTAAAGGGTTGGAACCAGTGGCAAATATGTTTAAGCAG CACGTCACTGCTGAAGGCATGATCTTGGTTCAACAGGCCGAAGACTCAGCAAGTAACAAG GCTGAAAGTTCCAGTGGCTCACAGGAGCAG GTCTTTGTTAGGAAGGTTATTGAGCTGCATGACAAGTATATGGCATATGTGACCGACagttttgcaaacaactctctcTTTCACAAG GCTTTGAAAGAGGCATTTGAGGTCTTCTGTAACAAGGTTGTTGCTGGCTGTTCTAGTGCAGAGCTTCTTGCTTCTTATTGTGATAATATCCTTAAGAAGGGTGGGAGTGAAAAACTCAGTGATGATGCTATTGAGGAGACACTGGATAAG GTGGTCAAGCTTCTTGCGTATATTAGTGACAAGGACCTTTTTGCTGAGTTCTACAG GAAGAAGCTTTCTCGTCGACTGCTTTTTGATAAAAGTGCCAATGACGACCACGAAAGACTTATCTTAACAAAGTTAAAGCAGCAGTGTGGTGGACAGTTTACCTCAAAGATGGAGGGAATG GTGACGGACTTGACGTTGGCGAAGGAAAATCAGAACCACTTTCAAGAATATCTCAGCAACAACTCGGCAGCTAGTCCCGGAATTGATTTGACTGTCACAGTTCTTACAACTGGCTTTTGGCCCAGTTATAAATCTTCTGATCTGAGTCTCCCTGTGGAAATG GTGAAGTGTGTAGAAGTCTTCAAGGAATTTTATCAGACAAAAACGAAGCACAGGAAATTGACATGGATTTATTCACTGGGTACATGTAATATCAATGGCAAGTTTGACGCAAAAACTATTGAACTGATTGTGGGAACTTACCAG GCTGCTGCTCTATTACTGTTTAATGCTTCAGATAGATTGAGTTACTCAGATATCAAAAGTCAATTAAATTTGGCAGACGATGACTTGGTTAGATTGCTTCAATCCCTATCATGTGCCAAGTATAAAATTCTGACTAAAGAGCCTAGCAATAGAACTGTTTCGTCAACGGATCATTTTGCATTCAACTCCAAGTTCACTGACAGAATGAGGAGGATTAGG ATCCCTTTGCCTCCGGTGGATGAGAGGAAAAAAGTGGTTGAGGATGTTGACAAGGATAGGCGTTATGCAATTGATGCTTGTATTGTGCGCATAATGAAGAGCCGGAAGGTGCTTCCTCATCAGCAGCTCGTGTTGGAGTGTGTTGAGCAATTGAGCCGCATGTTTAAG CCTGATTTCAAAGCAATCAAGAAGAGGATTGAAGATCTGATCACTCGTGACTACTTGGAAAGAGACAAAGAGAACCCAAACTTGTTTAAGTACTTGGCCTGA
- the LOC132053118 gene encoding cullin-1-like isoform X1, producing the protein MTMNQMKTIELEEGWEFMQKGITKLKKILEGSPDSFSSEEYMMLYTTIYNMCTQKPPHDYSQQLYEKYKEAFEEYINSTVLSSLREKHDEFMLRELVKRWANHKLMVRWLSRFFHYLDRYFIARRSLPALNEVGLTCFRDLVYQELKSKARDAVIALIDQEREGEQIDRALLKNVLGIFVEIGMGEMEYYESDFEDAMLKDTAAYYSRKASNWIVEDSCPDYMLKAEECLKKEKDRVSHYLHSSSETKLLEVMQNELLVVYTNQLLEKEHSGCRALLRDDKVEDLSRMYRLFHRIPKGLEPVANMFKQHVTAEGMILVQQAEDSASNKAESSSGSQEQVFVRKVIELHDKYMAYVTDSFANNSLFHKALKEAFEVFCNKVVAGCSSAELLASYCDNILKKGGSEKLSDDAIEETLDKVVKLLAYISDKDLFAEFYRKKLSRRLLFDKSANDDHERLILTKLKQQCGGQFTSKMEGMVTDLTLAKENQNHFQEYLSNNSAASPGIDLTVTVLTTGFWPSYKSSDLSLPVEMVKCVEVFKEFYQTKTKHRKLTWIYSLGTCNINGKFDAKTIELIVGTYQAAALLLFNASDRLSYSDIKSQLNLADDDLVRLLQSLSCAKYKILTKEPSNRTVSSTDHFAFNSKFTDRMRRIRIPLPPVDERKKVVEDVDKDRRYAIDACIVRIMKSRKVLPHQQLVLECVEQLSRMFKPDFKAIKKRIEDLITRDYLERDKENPNLFKYLA; encoded by the exons TCTACAC CACCATCTATAACATGTGTACACAGAAGCCCCCTCATGATTACTCTCAGCAGCTATATGAGAAATACAAGGAAGCTTTTGAAGAATACATCAATTCTACC GTTCTCTCTTCTTTGAGAGAGAAGCACGATGAGTTTATGCTGAGGGAGCTTGTGAAAAGATGGGCAAATCACAAACTTATGGTTAGGTGGCTTTCACGGTTCTTCCATTATCTTGACCGGTATTTTATTGCTCGAAGGTCACTCCCGGCACTTAATGAAGTTGGCCTCACGTGCTTCCGTGATTTG GTTTATCAAGAGTTGAAAAGTAAAGCTAGAGATGCAGTTATAGCACTG aTTGATCAAGAACGTGAGGGTGAGCAGATTGATAGAGCTTTATTGAAGAATGTGCTAGGTATATTTGTCGAAATTGGAATGGGGGAGATGGAGTACTACGAAAGTGACTTTGAAGATGCCATGCTTAAAGATACTGCAGCTTATTATTCTCGAAAAGCATCAAACTGGATTGTGGAAGATTCTTGTCCAGATTATATGTTGAAG GCAGAGGAGTGCTTGAAAAAGGAGAAGGATAGAGTTTCTCATTATTTACACTCTAGCAGCGAGACAAAACTTCTGGAGGTCA TGCAAAATGAGTTATTGGTTGTATATACCAATCAATTGCTTGAGAAGGAGCATTCTGGATGCCGAGCTTTGCTTAGAGATGATAAG GTAGAGGATTTATCTCGAATGTATAGATTATTCCACAGAATACCTAAAGGGTTGGAACCAGTGGCAAATATGTTTAAGCAG CACGTCACTGCTGAAGGCATGATCTTGGTTCAACAGGCCGAAGACTCAGCAAGTAACAAG GCTGAAAGTTCCAGTGGCTCACAGGAGCAG GTCTTTGTTAGGAAGGTTATTGAGCTGCATGACAAGTATATGGCATATGTGACCGACagttttgcaaacaactctctcTTTCACAAG GCTTTGAAAGAGGCATTTGAGGTCTTCTGTAACAAGGTTGTTGCTGGCTGTTCTAGTGCAGAGCTTCTTGCTTCTTATTGTGATAATATCCTTAAGAAGGGTGGGAGTGAAAAACTCAGTGATGATGCTATTGAGGAGACACTGGATAAG GTGGTCAAGCTTCTTGCGTATATTAGTGACAAGGACCTTTTTGCTGAGTTCTACAG GAAGAAGCTTTCTCGTCGACTGCTTTTTGATAAAAGTGCCAATGACGACCACGAAAGACTTATCTTAACAAAGTTAAAGCAGCAGTGTGGTGGACAGTTTACCTCAAAGATGGAGGGAATG GTGACGGACTTGACGTTGGCGAAGGAAAATCAGAACCACTTTCAAGAATATCTCAGCAACAACTCGGCAGCTAGTCCCGGAATTGATTTGACTGTCACAGTTCTTACAACTGGCTTTTGGCCCAGTTATAAATCTTCTGATCTGAGTCTCCCTGTGGAAATG GTGAAGTGTGTAGAAGTCTTCAAGGAATTTTATCAGACAAAAACGAAGCACAGGAAATTGACATGGATTTATTCACTGGGTACATGTAATATCAATGGCAAGTTTGACGCAAAAACTATTGAACTGATTGTGGGAACTTACCAG GCTGCTGCTCTATTACTGTTTAATGCTTCAGATAGATTGAGTTACTCAGATATCAAAAGTCAATTAAATTTGGCAGACGATGACTTGGTTAGATTGCTTCAATCCCTATCATGTGCCAAGTATAAAATTCTGACTAAAGAGCCTAGCAATAGAACTGTTTCGTCAACGGATCATTTTGCATTCAACTCCAAGTTCACTGACAGAATGAGGAGGATTAGG ATCCCTTTGCCTCCGGTGGATGAGAGGAAAAAAGTGGTTGAGGATGTTGACAAGGATAGGCGTTATGCAATTGATGCTTGTATTGTGCGCATAATGAAGAGCCGGAAGGTGCTTCCTCATCAGCAGCTCGTGTTGGAGTGTGTTGAGCAATTGAGCCGCATGTTTAAG CCTGATTTCAAAGCAATCAAGAAGAGGATTGAAGATCTGATCACTCGTGACTACTTGGAAAGAGACAAAGAGAACCCAAACTTGTTTAAGTACTTGGCCTGA